Proteins encoded within one genomic window of Rubritalea squalenifaciens DSM 18772:
- a CDS encoding DUF2167 domain-containing protein, producing MKSLFKVACVVSSLALPLVAQESQEPEATLSPELLDQLYLKELKNEFPSAKLEGTGALGNIAEIEIKEGLIYLGASDAQKYMQAIGNLPSNMSGMLLDKNEEWFVTFTFDSIGYVKDEDKEDLDAKEILSELQESEKEANEIRGQQGKPKLYITGWKTPPKYNEQTNNLEWGLLLRDDQGQTHLNHDIRLLGRKGVMSAKLVCDPEQFSALEPKVANVLKGFSYTAGNKYSEYKSGDKIAEYGLTGLIAGGGAFVIWKFWKQIAFGVVAVGAAAKSFIGKLFGRS from the coding sequence ATGAAAAGTTTATTCAAAGTTGCGTGTGTTGTTAGCTCATTAGCTCTCCCCCTGGTTGCTCAGGAAAGCCAAGAACCCGAAGCTACTCTATCACCAGAACTGCTAGACCAACTCTACCTCAAAGAACTCAAAAACGAATTTCCCAGTGCTAAGCTAGAAGGCACTGGAGCACTGGGAAACATTGCTGAAATTGAAATCAAAGAGGGCCTTATCTACCTCGGTGCCAGTGACGCCCAGAAGTACATGCAGGCCATCGGCAACCTGCCATCAAACATGTCAGGCATGCTGTTAGACAAGAACGAAGAATGGTTCGTCACTTTTACTTTTGATTCCATTGGCTATGTCAAAGACGAAGACAAAGAGGACTTGGACGCCAAAGAAATCCTTAGTGAACTGCAAGAGTCAGAGAAGGAAGCTAACGAAATCCGTGGTCAACAAGGTAAGCCAAAGCTCTACATCACAGGCTGGAAAACCCCACCGAAATACAACGAGCAAACAAACAATCTGGAATGGGGGCTCCTACTTCGAGACGACCAAGGACAAACACATCTCAATCATGATATTCGCCTCCTTGGCCGTAAGGGTGTCATGAGTGCCAAGCTAGTCTGCGATCCTGAGCAGTTTTCTGCACTGGAGCCAAAAGTAGCGAATGTACTTAAAGGCTTCAGCTACACCGCAGGAAACAAATACTCCGAGTACAAATCGGGTGACAAAATTGCTGAATATGGCCTTACTGGTCTCATCGCTGGAGGAGGCGCTTTCGTCATCTGGAAATTCTGGAAGCAGATTGCCTTCGGCGTAGTCGCGGTAGGTGCAGCCGCGAAAAGCTTCATCGGCAAACTATTCGGTCGCTCTTAA
- a CDS encoding arylsulfatase: protein MKKLFSTFVSCFILCASAASGFAAEKPNIIFIMVDDAGIGDFENYGGKHLSTPIMKKMAAEGMQFNNAYSGNAVCAPTRCTLMTGKHPGHVIRRANQSNKGLLPLAARTPTVASMLKKAGYATGGFGKWGLGNPGTTGVPEKHGFDLWYGYYDQKHAHDYYPEYLVKNSERIELPGNKKGAKGQYTHYLIEAETLKFIEDNKDRPFFCYAAWTPPHGQYVIPQDDPNLQLYKDKPWNQTVKNYAGMVSLLDQGVGRVLDKLKELGIDDNTLVIYTSDNGANGPFIKALNSNGGLKGGKRSLYEGGIRAPFVARWPGKIKPGTQSDLLVGHLDLMATAADMLDIKAPAKDGASFLPTLLGKEQSGHEFLYFELYEGKFQQCLRMGKWKAYRRGLKDPAELYDLSTDPAETKNIAEQHPEVVKQMEQILTREHTPSPNYTTPDHASSGKKQKRKK from the coding sequence ATGAAAAAATTATTCTCCACCTTTGTATCCTGTTTCATTCTCTGTGCCTCTGCAGCCTCTGGATTCGCTGCTGAAAAGCCGAATATCATCTTTATCATGGTCGATGATGCCGGCATCGGAGACTTCGAAAACTATGGAGGTAAGCACCTGAGCACTCCCATCATGAAGAAAATGGCCGCTGAGGGCATGCAGTTCAACAACGCCTACAGCGGCAACGCTGTCTGCGCCCCTACCCGCTGCACCCTCATGACAGGCAAGCACCCCGGTCATGTCATCCGCCGCGCCAATCAGTCAAACAAGGGCCTGTTACCACTAGCTGCCCGAACCCCCACTGTAGCAAGCATGCTTAAGAAGGCTGGTTACGCCACAGGCGGCTTCGGCAAGTGGGGACTGGGAAATCCCGGCACCACTGGAGTCCCCGAGAAACACGGATTTGACCTCTGGTATGGCTACTATGACCAAAAGCACGCTCACGACTACTACCCAGAGTATCTGGTCAAAAACAGCGAGCGCATCGAGCTTCCTGGAAACAAAAAAGGGGCCAAAGGTCAGTACACCCACTACCTTATCGAGGCAGAAACCCTCAAATTCATCGAGGATAATAAGGACCGCCCATTCTTCTGCTATGCGGCCTGGACTCCACCTCATGGTCAGTACGTCATTCCCCAGGATGACCCTAATCTCCAGCTCTACAAAGACAAACCGTGGAACCAAACCGTCAAAAACTATGCGGGTATGGTGAGTCTTCTCGATCAAGGTGTGGGCCGCGTCCTTGATAAGCTCAAAGAACTCGGAATCGATGACAACACCTTGGTGATCTACACCTCTGACAACGGAGCCAATGGCCCCTTCATCAAAGCGCTGAATAGCAATGGCGGCCTGAAGGGTGGCAAGCGCTCTCTGTACGAAGGTGGTATCCGCGCTCCATTCGTGGCACGCTGGCCCGGAAAGATTAAACCCGGCACACAAAGCGACCTCTTGGTCGGCCATCTGGACCTCATGGCTACAGCTGCTGACATGCTAGATATCAAAGCACCCGCCAAAGACGGCGCCTCATTTCTCCCCACCCTTCTGGGCAAAGAACAAAGTGGTCACGAGTTCCTCTACTTCGAACTTTACGAAGGAAAATTCCAGCAATGCCTGCGCATGGGGAAATGGAAAGCCTACCGCCGAGGCCTGAAGGATCCAGCCGAACTCTATGATCTCTCTACAGACCCTGCTGAGACGAAAAACATCGCTGAGCAACACCCTGAGGTAGTGAAGCAAATGGAGCAAATTCTGACACGCGAACATACTCCAAGTCCCAACTACACGACTCCAGACCACGCTAGCTCCGGCAAAAAACAAAAGCGAAAGAAATAG
- a CDS encoding sigma-70 family RNA polymerase sigma factor has product MKSPRQPSREYLQLIASHQGLIYSHIRKMVMDAHGAQDVLQETNLMLWQKFDKYEMGTNFGAFACKVAYFKALEYIRKRKRSEFLSFDSDIVEALGEQAEVASVEQDYEDALNTCMQKLNPKEQKLLKMRYYDKATVRGIAEEMECSEGSLQQLFFRIRKALKICIEHSVSEA; this is encoded by the coding sequence GTGAAATCTCCGAGACAGCCCAGCCGAGAATATCTGCAACTGATTGCCAGTCATCAGGGGCTGATCTATTCGCATATTCGGAAGATGGTGATGGATGCCCATGGGGCTCAGGATGTTCTCCAGGAAACCAATCTGATGCTTTGGCAAAAGTTCGATAAATATGAGATGGGGACCAATTTTGGAGCCTTTGCCTGCAAGGTAGCCTATTTCAAAGCCTTGGAATACATTCGCAAACGCAAGCGCAGTGAGTTTTTGAGCTTTGACTCGGATATCGTGGAGGCTCTGGGGGAGCAGGCTGAGGTAGCTTCCGTTGAGCAAGACTACGAGGACGCACTCAATACCTGTATGCAGAAGCTGAATCCAAAGGAGCAGAAGCTATTGAAGATGCGCTATTATGATAAGGCGACCGTGAGAGGAATTGCCGAGGAAATGGAATGCTCCGAGGGATCACTGCAGCAGTTATTTTTTAGAATTCGGAAAGCCCTGAAAATTTGTATAGAACATTCGGTCTCAGAAGCATGA
- a CDS encoding LamG domain-containing protein, which produces MNKSHMESIDRLLEGTLPREEFDLLQEAMRNDPLLLSYYKEQAELNARLEWMLGDFQMAENVVEMHPPVRKWYQFSKSTAIAAALILAGGIGIGLMVDRYVAREPATVIADASEEAQIQEKEFGLPIVELGPVARVTNAKNAVFGNKEISMGSWLIPDQLELKSGRAQITMDSGAVVSMSAGAKVNIVDPHRVQLVSGQMTVQVPSSRREFICLVGDTLVSTEQGSYVLSSKAAGQDETLKIKNGLVTVSNPGFLADLTGGEGVVFGDGIKYLHEVEKPVTPEWDKVASEELHYIYWSFNEMQQASEEDEVIFTSESQWYDGDEFVLRKRILPDMMLTKEMHQSGGKYGKSLRLAGRGAYFESDFPGISGDKERTIACWVRTPTNPDLKNAYSIVSWGLRRSKDSKFQVSWNTGRDTSKGVKGALRVETGFSGHVIGETVINDGKWHHIACVVLPSSDPQEFGNIKLYVDGQLEKITGYSKMSINTDVESPEAEPLSIGLRLERINPRFRGLQHNNFKGRIDEFYIFDAALTPRQIKQLYLKNKPARRTAADSEQN; this is translated from the coding sequence ATGAACAAGTCGCACATGGAATCTATCGATCGTCTCTTGGAAGGGACCTTGCCTCGTGAGGAGTTTGATCTCCTGCAGGAGGCTATGCGGAATGACCCTCTTCTGCTCAGCTACTACAAGGAGCAGGCGGAGCTTAATGCCCGGCTGGAATGGATGCTGGGGGACTTCCAGATGGCTGAAAACGTGGTGGAGATGCATCCCCCCGTGAGAAAATGGTATCAGTTCAGCAAATCTACGGCCATCGCGGCCGCGCTGATCCTAGCTGGAGGAATCGGCATTGGCCTGATGGTGGATCGCTATGTGGCTAGGGAGCCTGCTACTGTGATTGCGGATGCTTCTGAGGAGGCTCAAATACAGGAGAAAGAGTTTGGACTTCCAATTGTAGAGCTTGGTCCGGTGGCCAGAGTGACGAATGCCAAAAATGCTGTTTTTGGCAACAAGGAGATTTCTATGGGGTCATGGCTGATTCCGGATCAGCTGGAGCTGAAGTCGGGAAGAGCCCAGATTACGATGGATTCTGGTGCCGTGGTGTCCATGAGTGCGGGAGCGAAGGTGAATATCGTTGATCCCCATCGAGTTCAGTTGGTGTCAGGGCAAATGACTGTGCAGGTGCCCAGTTCTCGTAGGGAGTTTATTTGTCTAGTAGGAGATACCCTAGTGTCTACAGAGCAGGGGAGTTATGTGCTGTCTAGTAAAGCTGCTGGACAGGATGAAACGCTCAAGATCAAAAATGGTTTGGTGACTGTCTCCAATCCTGGATTTCTGGCAGACCTGACAGGGGGGGAGGGTGTCGTTTTTGGTGACGGTATCAAGTATCTCCATGAGGTGGAAAAGCCGGTTACGCCGGAATGGGATAAAGTCGCCTCAGAAGAGCTGCACTACATCTACTGGAGTTTTAATGAGATGCAGCAGGCATCAGAAGAGGATGAGGTGATTTTTACGAGTGAGAGTCAGTGGTATGATGGTGATGAGTTTGTCCTGCGCAAGCGTATCTTGCCAGACATGATGCTTACCAAAGAAATGCATCAAAGTGGGGGCAAGTATGGTAAGTCCTTACGTTTGGCTGGCAGAGGAGCTTACTTTGAGTCCGACTTTCCGGGGATTTCTGGAGATAAGGAAAGGACCATTGCTTGCTGGGTGAGAACGCCGACCAATCCGGATCTGAAGAATGCATACAGTATCGTGAGCTGGGGCTTGAGGCGCTCTAAAGATAGCAAGTTCCAAGTGAGCTGGAATACTGGCCGGGATACTTCCAAAGGAGTGAAGGGGGCTCTGAGAGTGGAGACTGGTTTTTCTGGTCACGTGATTGGAGAGACCGTCATCAATGATGGCAAGTGGCATCACATTGCCTGCGTGGTACTGCCTAGTTCAGATCCCCAAGAATTCGGAAATATCAAACTGTATGTCGATGGCCAGTTGGAGAAAATAACTGGCTACTCGAAAATGAGTATCAATACGGATGTCGAGTCTCCAGAGGCAGAGCCTTTGTCGATAGGTCTACGCCTGGAGCGGATCAATCCAAGATTCCGTGGTTTGCAGCATAATAACTTCAAAGGGCGTATCGATGAGTTTTATATTTTTGATGCGGCTTTGACTCCCAGACAGATCAAACAACTGTACTTGAAGAATAAGCCAGCTCGGAGAACGGCAGCAGATTCTGAGCAGAACTAA
- a CDS encoding metallophosphoesterase family protein: MYRILHLSDPHFGAANRQQADAIVETAGKLNPDFTLVTGDFSMRARRREMRDAAEWYLKLPTPRMAIPGNHDVPLLNHLYDRFFNSFGRYKAYIEPQLEPAELLPVGKIIGLNSSTPFGLHIDWSRGFLTPAQGRRIETAFDGVDENLFRFVAFHHPLHRKGESTRILIHPLTLIQHALATGQVDIVFAGHFHQSYAGLIDLHYKQRNVIVSQAPTCCSTRLKGEPAGFHLIHLAPEKQSISIEYFSWYQNAFSHTEIKHFRKIGNRWDTVISA, encoded by the coding sequence GTGTATCGTATTCTCCATCTCTCAGACCCACACTTCGGGGCAGCCAATAGACAACAAGCCGATGCTATTGTGGAGACAGCAGGGAAACTTAATCCTGACTTCACACTCGTTACTGGAGATTTTTCCATGCGTGCACGCCGTCGGGAAATGCGTGATGCCGCTGAGTGGTACCTCAAGCTACCTACACCCAGAATGGCGATCCCCGGTAACCATGACGTCCCACTCCTAAACCATCTCTATGACCGCTTCTTCAATTCATTTGGTCGCTACAAAGCCTATATTGAACCTCAGTTAGAACCCGCCGAACTGTTGCCAGTAGGTAAAATCATCGGTCTCAACTCATCCACTCCATTTGGCCTGCATATCGATTGGTCACGTGGGTTCCTCACCCCAGCCCAAGGCAGGCGCATAGAAACAGCCTTCGATGGGGTTGATGAAAACCTTTTCCGATTCGTGGCCTTCCATCACCCACTACACCGCAAGGGGGAATCCACCCGGATACTGATCCACCCTTTGACTCTCATCCAGCATGCACTCGCTACAGGCCAGGTAGATATCGTCTTCGCCGGACACTTCCATCAGTCCTATGCTGGACTCATAGACCTCCATTACAAACAGAGAAATGTCATCGTCTCGCAAGCCCCAACATGCTGCTCTACTCGCCTCAAAGGAGAACCTGCTGGCTTCCACCTCATTCACCTCGCCCCTGAAAAGCAATCGATCTCTATCGAGTATTTCTCTTGGTATCAGAACGCATTCTCCCACACCGAAATCAAACACTTCCGTAAAATTGGGAACCGCTGGGACACGGTAATATCCGCTTAG
- a CDS encoding diacylglycerol/lipid kinase family protein, which produces MRAVTVLINQQSGTARSIDLADFCDTIREILGSYLITPSIQLVDGAQVEDSIRQAITEKPESLIVGGGDGTIATAAGLLESTNISLGILPMGTFNLAARDHEIPLDLEEALHVLAKASPVTTSLLRVSGQPCLCTCIIGFYPRMTRILDEYHGTQWWRKTWNIFKVSVVRFTKSPLYEFTYETDTSSLEYRSRMLAIVPGAYRDSLGIIPERTSTTPLSLTLYIFKHRTRIAMLRGIFAFLAGKLANDDDMQVLSATKASLDFGRKKEIKTLIDGEVLQLPNPIKLSLEPESLRILHPQL; this is translated from the coding sequence ATGCGTGCCGTCACCGTTCTCATCAATCAACAATCCGGTACGGCACGCTCTATTGACCTCGCAGACTTTTGCGACACGATTCGGGAGATCCTAGGCAGCTACCTTATCACGCCATCCATCCAACTCGTCGATGGAGCGCAAGTGGAAGACTCTATTCGTCAAGCCATCACCGAAAAGCCGGAAAGCCTCATCGTAGGAGGAGGAGATGGAACGATAGCGACTGCTGCAGGACTGTTAGAGAGCACCAACATCTCCCTAGGCATTCTCCCGATGGGCACGTTTAATCTCGCGGCTAGAGACCATGAGATCCCTTTGGACCTGGAGGAAGCTCTGCATGTTCTGGCTAAAGCCAGCCCTGTGACTACCTCACTGCTGCGCGTCTCCGGGCAACCTTGCCTCTGCACCTGCATCATTGGCTTCTACCCTCGCATGACCCGCATATTGGACGAGTATCATGGCACCCAATGGTGGCGTAAAACCTGGAACATCTTTAAAGTCTCAGTTGTCCGTTTTACCAAATCCCCCCTTTACGAGTTTACGTATGAGACCGACACCTCATCCTTGGAGTACCGCTCACGCATGCTAGCTATTGTGCCTGGCGCCTACCGTGATAGCCTGGGAATCATCCCTGAGCGCACCTCTACCACTCCTCTGTCTCTCACCCTCTATATCTTCAAGCACCGGACCCGCATCGCCATGCTCCGCGGCATCTTCGCGTTCCTCGCTGGCAAGCTCGCAAATGATGACGACATGCAGGTGCTTTCGGCTACCAAAGCCAGCCTGGATTTCGGCAGGAAAAAAGAAATCAAGACACTGATAGATGGAGAGGTTTTGCAGCTCCCCAACCCTATCAAATTGAGTCTAGAACCAGAGTCGCTGCGTATCTTACACCCTCAGCTTTGA
- the tyrS gene encoding tyrosine--tRNA ligase produces the protein MSLEQLIAGTAKVLSEKELEEKLKLGRPLRIKLGVDPTAPDIHLGHTVAIEKLRQFQKLGHTAVLIIGDFTATVGDPTGRSTARPPITREEVLANAETYTTQAFKILDPEKTEVVYNGDWFNKMTYVEVLKLNARVTMQQMLQREDFKTRLAEGKEVRLHEIQYPIMQGWDSVMVKSDVEIGGTDQLFNILVGRDFQKEEGMPQQVVMLMPLLEGLDGVKKMSKSSGNYVGVSEPATEMVNKLMSISDELMDKYYLMLLGESRDENAHPRDAKLELARRIAARYHDDASAEEAVKLWIERAAGNQESGATEVPLSEFSGELTVLSLASTAFQVGFNVKKSNGELKKQAIAPGAIQLNGEKLTDPNATVSVAEGDVLRLSKKHTVKFV, from the coding sequence ATGTCCCTAGAGCAACTCATCGCAGGCACAGCAAAGGTCCTTTCTGAAAAAGAACTGGAGGAAAAACTCAAGCTCGGCCGCCCGCTGCGCATCAAGCTTGGTGTCGACCCGACAGCTCCGGACATCCACCTCGGCCATACCGTAGCCATCGAGAAACTTCGCCAGTTCCAGAAGCTCGGCCACACTGCCGTACTGATCATCGGCGACTTCACCGCCACTGTAGGTGACCCTACCGGGCGCTCCACCGCTCGCCCACCGATTACCCGCGAGGAAGTGCTGGCTAACGCAGAGACCTACACTACCCAAGCTTTCAAGATCCTGGATCCGGAAAAAACCGAAGTGGTCTACAACGGCGATTGGTTCAACAAGATGACCTACGTCGAGGTACTCAAGCTCAATGCTAGGGTCACCATGCAACAGATGCTTCAGCGCGAGGACTTCAAGACCCGCCTAGCAGAAGGCAAGGAAGTGCGCCTGCACGAAATCCAGTACCCGATCATGCAGGGCTGGGACTCAGTAATGGTCAAATCCGATGTCGAGATCGGCGGTACCGACCAGCTTTTCAACATCCTCGTTGGCCGTGATTTCCAAAAGGAAGAAGGCATGCCTCAGCAAGTGGTCATGCTCATGCCACTACTCGAAGGCCTGGACGGCGTGAAGAAAATGTCCAAGTCCTCCGGCAACTACGTTGGTGTCTCCGAGCCTGCCACAGAAATGGTCAACAAGCTCATGTCTATTTCCGACGAGCTCATGGACAAGTACTACCTGATGTTGCTCGGTGAGAGCCGTGATGAGAATGCTCACCCTCGCGATGCCAAGCTCGAGCTAGCCCGCCGCATCGCCGCTCGCTACCACGATGACGCTTCCGCTGAGGAAGCAGTGAAACTCTGGATCGAGCGTGCAGCAGGTAACCAGGAGTCAGGTGCCACTGAAGTGCCCCTCTCAGAGTTTAGCGGAGAGCTCACTGTACTCTCCCTCGCTTCAACAGCATTTCAAGTTGGCTTCAATGTGAAGAAGTCCAACGGTGAACTGAAGAAACAGGCCATTGCTCCTGGAGCCATTCAACTCAACGGCGAAAAGCTCACCGACCCGAATGCGACAGTTTCAGTTGCAGAAGGAGACGTTCTGCGCCTCAGTAAGAAACATACTGTCAAATTCGTCTAA